Below is a window of candidate division KSB1 bacterium DNA.
AACGGGATCGAGTTTTTCCCACACAATTTCAAGGAGCTGCAAGGCTGCAATCGCGGTCTCTTCGTCAATGGCAGCTACCGCAGCTACACAGTCGCCGATATAAAGCGCCTTGCCTTCCCTGCCGGGAGCGCCTGGTTTAGGCAGACTAATTTCGTCTTTTGAAATCGGTAAAACACCAAAGCGATTTTGCGCACCTGGTTCGTCTCCTGTAAGCACCGCATAAACGCCGTCCAAAGCCTCGGCCTTTGAGACATCAATACTTTTGACTCTGGCGTGCGAATACGGACTGCGTAGAATCTTGCAAATCAGCATTCCCGGGAGTTTGATATCGTCGGTGTAAAAGCCTTCGCCGGTAGTTTTTTTGAGCGCGTCTACAAGAGGCACTCGTTTTCCGATGATGTTTAAACTTTGCTTCGCGTTTTTCATGTTGGGTTTCCTTTAAAAAGAAGTTCTCTAATTACTTCTTTTCTCCATTGCCTTGTAATTTTGCAACATTTTCAATGGCATCTACGATTTTAATATAACCTGTGCATCGACACATATTGCCTGAGATCGCTTCTTCGATTTCCTCACGCTTCGGATCCGGATTTTCATCAAGCAAAGCTTTCGCGGTCATAATGAATCCTTGCGTACAAAATCCGCACTGCGATCCGCCGGATTCGGCAAACGCCCGCTGCAAAGGATGCACAATCGGCGACTTCAACCCTTCGATGGTAACAATCTTTTTACCAATGCACTCCA
It encodes the following:
- a CDS encoding (2Fe-2S)-binding protein — translated: MLRKIIKLNINGSTQETAIREYDVLLDVVRENLNLTGTKRGCDMGTCGCCNVLIDGRARLSCLTMALECIGKKIVTIEGLKSPIVHPLQRAFAESGGSQCGFCTQGFIMTAKALLDENPDPKREEIEEAISGNMCRCTGYIKIVDAIENVAKLQGNGEKK